In one Pseudomonas sp. MM211 genomic region, the following are encoded:
- a CDS encoding DUF58 domain-containing protein, which produces MQSPADNPELQAGIRTDLKQLIDMRHSVREVQLFSSPGRRSPLIGLHHSKLRGRGVDFDQVRVYQPGDDVRTIDWRVTARTQEPHTKLFHEERERPIYILVEQSRQLFFGSGLMFKSVLAARAAGLIGWAALGHNDRIGGLVFGGQEHHEIKPRRSKQSLLQLLSRLARANQALDGDAPVYRDSFGQALRRAREVLRPGSLVVILCDERTLSDSSEQQLILLARHTDLLLLPVSDPLDHALPTSGLLRFADGDAQLEVNTEDANLQHSYAAQAQARQARWLRLAQKLGVPLLSLSTGYELVDQLREHLNNLRPGKSA; this is translated from the coding sequence ATGCAATCGCCGGCGGATAACCCTGAGCTGCAGGCGGGCATCCGTACCGATCTCAAGCAACTGATAGACATGCGTCACAGCGTGCGTGAGGTGCAGCTGTTTTCCTCTCCTGGCAGGCGCAGTCCATTGATTGGTCTGCATCACTCCAAGCTGCGCGGACGCGGTGTGGACTTCGATCAGGTGCGGGTCTATCAACCCGGCGACGACGTGCGCACCATCGACTGGCGCGTGACCGCACGTACCCAGGAGCCGCATACCAAGCTGTTCCACGAAGAGCGCGAGCGACCGATCTACATTCTTGTAGAACAGAGCCGCCAGCTGTTCTTCGGCTCCGGCCTGATGTTCAAATCGGTGCTCGCCGCCCGTGCCGCCGGCCTGATCGGCTGGGCCGCACTGGGCCATAACGACCGCATCGGCGGGTTGGTATTCGGCGGCCAGGAGCATCACGAAATCAAACCGCGACGCAGCAAGCAGAGCCTGCTGCAACTGCTCAGCCGCCTGGCCCGTGCCAACCAGGCGCTGGATGGTGATGCGCCGGTCTATCGGGACAGCTTCGGTCAGGCCCTGCGCCGGGCCCGCGAAGTGCTGCGCCCCGGCAGCCTGGTAGTGATCCTCTGCGATGAACGCACGCTGAGCGACAGCAGCGAGCAACAGCTGATCCTGCTCGCCAGGCACACCGACCTGCTGCTGCTACCAGTCTCCGACCCCCTCGATCATGCCCTGCCAACATCCGGCCTGCTGCGCTTCGCCGATGGGGACGCTCAGTTGGAAGTGAACACCGAGGACGCCAACCTGCAGCACAGCTACGCGGCCCAGGCGCAGGCCCGCCAGGCACGCTGGTTGCGCCTGGCGCAAAAGCTCGGCGTGCCCTTGCTGTCACTGTCCACCGGATATGAGCTGGTCGATCAGTTGCGTGAACACCTGAACAACCTGCGCCCCGGTAAATCGGCATGA
- a CDS encoding AAA family ATPase has protein sequence MEHRDALLALRHFLASQILGQEKLIDRLLIALLADGHMLVEGAPGLAKTKAIKELAEGIEAEFHRIQFTPDLLPADITGTEIYRPETGSFVFQQGPIFHNLVLADEINRAPAKVQSALLEAMAERQVSVGRSTYDLSPLFLVMATQNPIEQEGTYPLPEAQLDRFLMHVKIGFPDASVERKILAQARGEALHGETKPDHRLSQQAIFAARKEILGLYMADAVEEYLVQLVMASRTPGKFDAELAEWIAHGSSPRGSIALDRCARAHAWLAGRDFVSPEDIQAVLFDVLRHRIILSFEAEASGIDQDRVIQRILDVVAVA, from the coding sequence ATGGAACACAGAGACGCGCTGCTCGCCCTTCGCCATTTCCTGGCCAGCCAGATCCTCGGTCAGGAAAAGCTCATCGATCGCCTGCTGATCGCCCTGCTCGCTGACGGCCACATGCTGGTCGAGGGTGCTCCGGGCCTGGCCAAGACCAAAGCGATCAAGGAGCTGGCCGAGGGTATCGAAGCCGAGTTCCACCGCATTCAGTTCACCCCGGATTTGCTACCCGCCGACATCACCGGCACCGAGATCTATCGCCCGGAAACCGGCAGTTTCGTGTTCCAGCAGGGGCCGATCTTCCATAACCTGGTGCTCGCCGACGAGATCAACCGCGCGCCCGCCAAGGTGCAATCGGCACTGCTCGAGGCCATGGCCGAGCGGCAGGTATCGGTAGGCCGCAGCACCTACGATCTGTCGCCACTGTTTCTGGTCATGGCCACCCAGAACCCGATCGAGCAGGAAGGCACCTATCCGCTGCCAGAGGCGCAACTTGATCGTTTCCTGATGCACGTGAAGATCGGCTTCCCCGATGCCAGCGTGGAACGCAAGATTCTCGCTCAGGCTCGCGGCGAAGCGCTGCACGGTGAAACCAAACCGGATCACCGCCTGAGCCAGCAGGCGATCTTCGCGGCACGCAAGGAAATTCTCGGTCTGTACATGGCCGATGCGGTGGAGGAATACCTGGTACAGCTGGTGATGGCCTCGCGCACCCCGGGCAAGTTCGACGCCGAGCTGGCCGAGTGGATCGCCCACGGCTCCAGCCCGCGCGGCTCGATCGCCCTGGATCGCTGCGCCCGCGCTCATGCCTGGCTGGCTGGCCGCGACTTCGTCAGCCCGGAAGATATCCAGGCGGTGCTGTTCGATGTGCTGCGCCACCGCATCATCCTGTCGTTCGAAGCAGAAGCCTCGGGTATCGATCAGGATCGCGTGATCCAGCGCATCCTCGACGTGGTTGCAGTAGCCTGA
- a CDS encoding biotin-dependent carboxyltransferase family protein: protein MNGQHHGGGLRVLRNSPFALLQDAGRFGVRHLGVTQGGALDWISLRWANWLLGNDLNAAVVEITLGNLSLQCERDGELALAGADLGATLDGQPLAPWRSFKVSKGQRLDFAQPRNGARAYLAAPGGFVAEPVLGSRATVAREALGGLHGDGQALAQGDCLDWPGQAGTPRQIPNGQIPRFTPSPRLELIMGAQIGDFSGQSLFDAFNTTWTVDARADRMGVRLNGPQLQCQRSAMVSEGIPLGAVQVPADGQPIILLNDRQTIGGYPRLGALTPQAVARLAQCLPGETLQFAPSQQSSAQQRHRQLLAQWQ, encoded by the coding sequence ATGAACGGTCAACACCATGGCGGCGGCCTGCGTGTGCTGCGCAACAGCCCTTTCGCCCTGCTGCAGGATGCCGGGCGCTTCGGCGTACGTCATCTCGGCGTGACCCAGGGCGGCGCGCTGGACTGGATTTCCCTGCGCTGGGCCAACTGGCTGCTGGGCAACGATCTCAATGCCGCAGTGGTGGAGATCACCCTGGGCAACCTCAGCCTGCAGTGCGAACGCGATGGCGAACTGGCCCTCGCCGGAGCCGACCTGGGCGCTACCCTGGACGGCCAGCCTCTTGCTCCCTGGCGCAGCTTCAAGGTGAGCAAAGGCCAGCGCCTGGATTTCGCCCAGCCGCGCAATGGCGCGCGCGCCTATCTGGCTGCGCCGGGCGGCTTTGTTGCCGAACCGGTGCTTGGTAGCCGCGCTACGGTGGCCCGCGAAGCGCTCGGCGGCCTGCATGGCGATGGCCAGGCACTGGCTCAGGGTGATTGCCTCGACTGGCCGGGCCAGGCGGGTACGCCACGACAGATCCCCAACGGGCAGATCCCGCGCTTCACGCCCTCGCCGCGCCTGGAACTGATCATGGGCGCGCAGATCGGCGACTTCAGTGGCCAGAGCCTGTTCGATGCCTTCAACACGACCTGGACCGTCGACGCTCGCGCCGATCGCATGGGCGTGCGTCTGAACGGCCCGCAGTTGCAGTGTCAGCGTTCGGCGATGGTCTCCGAAGGTATCCCGCTTGGCGCCGTGCAAGTGCCGGCAGACGGCCAGCCGATCATTCTTCTCAATGACCGCCAGACCATCGGCGGCTACCCGCGTCTCGGCGCCCTCACCCCACAGGCTGTCGCCCGTCTGGCCCAATGCCTACCCGGCGAAACACTGCAATTCGCGCCGAGCCAGCAAAGCAGCGCGCAGCAGCGCCATCGCCAGCTATTGGCGCAATGGCAGTAA
- a CDS encoding 5-oxoprolinase subunit B family protein: MTVNVPLPKIEIAGIDALILRLFEQIDESNMPWLLAASERLRQCFGEALIDLVPSYTTLLLQYDLERLDPRQAKALIDEAFRGLQPATTGAGRCHTLATWYDVSVGPELPLMAKRSGLSEADVIRRHSEREYQVFALGFAPGFAFMGLVEEALATPRLSTPRKRIAPGSVGIADRQTAVYPVVSPGGWNLLGRTPAKLFDREIDGYSLMRPGDRVRFVAIEHAEFIRLGGDDTPLEHLP; encoded by the coding sequence ATGACCGTGAACGTGCCGCTACCGAAAATCGAGATCGCCGGGATCGATGCGTTGATCCTGCGCCTGTTCGAACAGATCGATGAAAGCAACATGCCCTGGCTGCTGGCCGCCAGCGAGCGCCTGCGCCAATGCTTCGGCGAAGCGCTGATCGATCTGGTGCCCTCCTACACCACCCTGCTATTGCAGTACGACCTCGAGCGTCTCGATCCGCGGCAGGCCAAGGCACTCATCGACGAGGCCTTCAGAGGTCTGCAGCCGGCCACTACCGGCGCCGGACGCTGCCACACCCTGGCCACCTGGTACGACGTCAGCGTCGGCCCGGAACTGCCCTTGATGGCCAAGCGCAGCGGGCTCAGCGAGGCCGACGTTATCCGCCGTCACAGCGAACGTGAATATCAGGTCTTCGCCCTTGGTTTCGCGCCTGGCTTCGCGTTCATGGGCCTGGTCGAAGAGGCCCTGGCCACGCCACGCCTGAGCACCCCACGCAAGCGCATCGCACCGGGCAGCGTCGGTATCGCCGACCGCCAGACGGCAGTCTATCCGGTGGTCTCGCCCGGCGGCTGGAACCTGTTGGGGCGCACGCCGGCAAAACTCTTCGACCGCGAGATCGACGGCTACAGCCTGATGCGCCCAGGAGACCGCGTGCGCTTCGTCGCCATCGAACACGCCGAATTCATCCGCCTCGGCGGCGACGACACCCCGTTGGAGCATCTGCCATGA
- a CDS encoding 5-oxoprolinase subunit PxpA, translated as MNSLLLNCDIGESFGAWKMGLDAEVMPFIDCANIACGFHASDPSTMAKTVALAVAHGVQIGAHPAYPDLVGFGRRSMDCTPQEVEDLLLYQVGALDGICRSQGTRVSYVKPHGALYQDMMRKPQILRAVMRAVAAYDSSLPVMLMTTRDNTQAQAIGDEFGITLWFEAFADRAYDPAGFLVSRALPGAVHHDAETIVNQATTLARGEPLVANDGSALNLQAHTLCVHGDNAGSVAAVRRIREAFDALGQA; from the coding sequence TTGAACAGCCTGCTCCTGAATTGCGATATCGGTGAAAGCTTCGGTGCCTGGAAAATGGGGCTGGATGCCGAGGTCATGCCCTTCATCGACTGCGCCAATATCGCCTGCGGTTTCCACGCATCGGATCCCAGCACCATGGCCAAGACCGTCGCCCTGGCCGTGGCCCATGGCGTGCAGATCGGCGCCCATCCGGCCTACCCGGATCTGGTCGGCTTTGGCCGCCGTTCCATGGATTGCACACCTCAGGAGGTCGAAGACCTGCTGCTCTATCAGGTTGGCGCGCTCGATGGCATCTGCCGCAGCCAGGGTACCCGCGTCAGCTACGTCAAACCCCACGGTGCGCTGTATCAGGACATGATGCGCAAGCCGCAAATTCTGCGAGCGGTGATGCGTGCGGTGGCCGCCTATGACAGCAGCCTACCGGTGATGCTCATGACCACTCGCGACAACACCCAGGCCCAGGCCATTGGCGACGAATTCGGCATCACCCTGTGGTTCGAGGCCTTCGCAGATCGCGCCTATGACCCCGCGGGCTTCCTGGTTTCCCGCGCCCTGCCCGGCGCCGTGCACCATGACGCCGAGACCATCGTCAACCAGGCCACCACCCTGGCTCGCGGCGAGCCTCTGGTAGCCAACGATGGCAGCGCGCTCAACCTGCAGGCCCACACCCTCTGCGTACACGGCGATAACGCCGGTTCGGTCGCCGCGGTTCGGCGCATTCGCGAGGCTTTCGACGCACTGGGGCAGGCATGA